A stretch of the Saccharolobus caldissimus genome encodes the following:
- a CDS encoding DapH/DapD/GlmU-related protein has product MPIEEYLGKSPRISRLAYIHPTAYIIGDVEIGDLTSVWHYVVIRADNDSIKIGKESNVQENTTIHTDYGYPVEIGDKVTIGHNAVIHGAKISSHVIVGMGAILLNGSQIGEYSIIGAGSVVTQGTVIPPYSVAVGVPAKVIRRLREDETKIIDENAEEYLKHTRRLLKI; this is encoded by the coding sequence ATGCCAATAGAAGAATATTTAGGTAAAAGTCCGAGAATTTCTAGACTAGCATACATTCATCCAACTGCATATATTATAGGCGATGTTGAGATAGGAGATTTAACTAGTGTGTGGCATTACGTTGTAATTAGAGCAGATAATGATTCAATAAAAATAGGTAAGGAATCCAATGTCCAAGAGAATACCACAATTCATACTGACTACGGCTATCCAGTAGAAATAGGAGATAAGGTTACCATAGGTCATAACGCTGTTATTCATGGAGCGAAAATTTCTTCACATGTGATAGTAGGAATGGGGGCTATACTGCTTAACGGCTCTCAGATTGGCGAATACTCAATTATAGGAGCAGGATCTGTGGTTACTCAAGGTACTGTAATTCCTCCATATAGTGTTGCAGTTGGAGTTCCCGCTAAGGTTATTAGGAGGTTAAGGGAAGATGAAACTAAAATTATTGATGAAAATGCTGAAGAATATTTAAAGCATACAAGGAGGTTATTAAAAATATGA
- the xerA gene encoding site-specific tyrosine recombinase/integron integrase — protein sequence MKLDLGSPPETGDFYEAFINALIIAGAGNGTVKLYSTAVKDFLNFIKKDPRKVTADDLNKWITSLLNREGKINGDETERRRAKNVTIRYYIIAVRRFLKWLNVNVKPPIPKVRRKEVRALNEDEIEKILSSCSRVKDKLLIRLLLDTGLRASELLSITIKDIDVNNNMIRVRNTKNGEERVVFFTNETKHLLKKYIRNKNPDDKLFKMSYDALYRKIKRIGKKVGIDLRPHILRHTFATISLKKGMNLITLQKLLGHKDIKTTQTYTHLILEDMKNEYLKVMGNKE from the coding sequence GTGAAACTTGACCTCGGCTCTCCTCCAGAAACTGGAGATTTTTACGAGGCTTTTATAAACGCTTTGATAATAGCAGGAGCGGGAAATGGTACTGTAAAACTTTACTCTACTGCAGTCAAAGATTTCCTTAATTTCATAAAAAAGGATCCTAGAAAAGTCACAGCTGATGATCTAAATAAATGGATAACAAGTTTACTTAATAGAGAGGGAAAGATAAATGGAGACGAAACAGAAAGGAGAAGGGCTAAAAACGTAACTATTAGATATTATATTATAGCTGTAAGGAGGTTTCTTAAATGGCTTAACGTTAATGTTAAACCGCCAATACCCAAGGTCAGGAGGAAAGAAGTTAGAGCTTTAAATGAAGATGAAATAGAGAAAATACTTAGCTCCTGCAGTAGAGTAAAGGATAAGCTTCTTATAAGGCTGTTACTTGACACTGGTTTACGTGCTAGCGAATTATTATCAATAACAATAAAAGATATTGATGTCAATAACAATATGATTAGAGTAAGAAATACTAAGAATGGAGAGGAGAGAGTTGTTTTCTTTACTAATGAAACTAAACACTTGTTGAAGAAATATATTAGAAATAAAAATCCTGATGATAAATTATTTAAAATGAGCTATGATGCATTGTATAGGAAAATTAAGAGAATCGGGAAAAAAGTTGGAATAGATTTAAGACCACATATTTTAAGACATACATTTGCGACAATTTCTCTGAAAAAAGGTATGAATTTAATTACATTACAAAAATTATTAGGCCATAAGGATATCAAGACAACTCAAACATATACACACTTAATATTAGAAGATATGAAAAATGAATATCTTAAAGTAATGGGTAATAAAGAGTAA
- the trxA gene encoding thioredoxin → MSEIDSLIKEISQRLQKKAEEFGKKKEDVTITLNEQNFDEIIRNNRLVLVDCWAEWCAPCHLYEPIYKRVAEKYKDKAIFGRLNVDENPKIADKYNVLNIPTTLIFVNGKLVDTLIGAVDEETLESTINKYLK, encoded by the coding sequence TTGAGTGAAATAGATTCTTTAATTAAGGAAATCTCACAAAGGCTTCAGAAGAAGGCTGAGGAGTTCGGAAAGAAAAAAGAAGATGTTACCATTACGTTAAATGAGCAGAATTTTGACGAAATAATAAGAAATAATAGATTAGTATTAGTAGATTGTTGGGCGGAATGGTGCGCTCCATGCCATTTGTACGAACCTATATATAAGAGAGTCGCAGAAAAATACAAGGATAAGGCGATCTTTGGTAGACTTAACGTAGATGAAAACCCGAAAATAGCGGATAAATATAACGTTTTAAACATTCCAACAACGCTAATCTTCGTTAACGGAAAATTAGTTGATACATTAATTGGTGCAGTTGATGAAGAAACTTTAGAGAGTACTATCAATAAATACTTGAAATGA
- the glnA gene encoding type I glutamate--ammonia ligase yields MPSTPEEVLKFLKENNIRWVDLQFTDVPGRLHHITVPASEFDMETLKTGFGKLDGSSIRGFTSIYESDMVLLPVPETMTLVPWSPGVARVISKVFWGGGKGRFERDPRFIAEEAERYQSEQGYISYYGPELEFFIFDKVKLDVSTPQSGTGYKIHAREAPWSDSGTFVIRFKEGYYPAPPVDQLMDIRVEIVDTLVKYFGYTIEATHHEVATAGQGEIDFRFSTLVDTADKVQTLKYVVKNVAAKHGMVATFMPKPIYGDNGTGMHTHFSLWTKDGKKNLMYDPNDEYAEISQFGRYVIGGLLHHARALSAIVSPTVNSYRRLIPGFEAPVYIAWSKSNRSAVIRVPAYYKGMEKAKRIEYRPPDPSANPYLAFAAILMAALDGVNKKIDPGDPVDENIYHLTPERRRQLGIKELPRSLDEALDELESDKEFLKPVFNSSLLDTYIDLKREEARNLQGYPHPMEIYYYLDS; encoded by the coding sequence ATGCCAAGTACACCAGAAGAAGTGCTCAAATTCCTAAAGGAAAATAATATAAGATGGGTGGATTTACAATTCACAGATGTTCCCGGTAGATTACACCATATAACAGTACCAGCAAGCGAATTTGATATGGAAACTTTAAAGACAGGTTTTGGTAAATTAGATGGAAGTAGTATTAGAGGTTTTACTAGTATTTATGAAAGTGATATGGTTTTACTCCCAGTACCAGAAACAATGACATTAGTACCTTGGTCTCCTGGAGTAGCTAGGGTAATATCAAAAGTATTTTGGGGTGGTGGAAAGGGAAGATTTGAGAGAGATCCTAGATTTATAGCAGAAGAGGCAGAACGATATCAATCAGAACAAGGCTACATCTCATATTACGGACCAGAATTAGAATTCTTTATTTTCGATAAAGTAAAATTGGACGTCAGTACACCTCAGTCTGGTACTGGATATAAAATTCACGCTAGAGAAGCTCCATGGAGTGATAGTGGGACTTTCGTAATAAGATTCAAAGAGGGATATTATCCTGCACCTCCAGTAGACCAGTTAATGGATATTAGAGTGGAAATTGTAGATACTTTAGTTAAGTATTTTGGATACACAATAGAAGCTACACATCACGAAGTAGCTACAGCAGGTCAAGGTGAAATAGATTTTAGATTCTCCACTTTAGTTGATACCGCTGATAAAGTACAAACGTTAAAGTATGTAGTAAAGAACGTTGCTGCAAAACACGGAATGGTAGCGACGTTCATGCCTAAACCGATTTACGGAGATAACGGCACAGGTATGCACACACACTTTAGCTTATGGACTAAGGATGGTAAGAAGAACTTAATGTATGATCCAAATGACGAATATGCCGAGATAAGTCAATTCGGCAGATATGTAATAGGCGGACTTCTTCATCACGCTAGGGCATTATCGGCAATAGTATCCCCAACAGTTAACAGTTATAGAAGATTAATACCAGGTTTCGAGGCACCAGTGTATATAGCTTGGAGTAAGAGTAACAGAAGTGCAGTAATAAGAGTCCCAGCATATTATAAAGGAATGGAAAAAGCTAAGAGAATTGAGTATAGACCTCCAGATCCTTCCGCTAATCCATACCTAGCGTTTGCAGCAATTTTGATGGCTGCATTAGATGGTGTAAATAAGAAGATTGACCCAGGAGATCCAGTAGATGAAAACATCTATCACTTAACACCAGAGCGAAGACGTCAATTAGGGATTAAGGAGTTACCGAGATCTCTTGATGAAGCACTAGATGAGTTAGAAAGTGATAAGGAGTTCTTAAAACCAGTATTTAATTCATCACTATTAGACACATATATAGACCTTAAGAGAGAAGAAGCCAGAAACTTGCAAGGATATCCACACCCAATGGAAATATACTACTACCTCGACTCCTAA
- a CDS encoding MarR family transcriptional regulator produces MSSKEKVISILKEKGSLPQSELLRLSGLSKSRLSEILSELEKEGIISRRRILGKNLEVFLSPTRFLRLGIIKAAEYPFIMPFIKKMEDMGYVISVKIYENGIDLTRDLVTGRIDLGFSPVITQLIFSTIFGNIKIIAGGAKGGGGIVGKACNKIASTVMSSMEIWAFNEIKDAEIIPSSSPDEMINYLERGVVNGIAIWEPYLSILEKRGYKTHRFAPLHCCTLAVRENLDYEKIKRIYEEAFSWFKSSMDRWISSYSNLLNVDYNILKEASKNYEFDEYLDLKEFKNRLKSLGVFIPV; encoded by the coding sequence ATGAGCAGTAAAGAGAAAGTTATATCTATTCTTAAGGAGAAAGGGTCATTGCCACAGTCAGAGTTACTTAGGCTATCTGGGTTATCTAAGAGTAGGTTATCTGAAATTCTATCTGAACTAGAGAAGGAAGGTATAATTAGTAGAAGGAGGATTTTAGGTAAAAATTTAGAAGTTTTCTTATCCCCTACTAGATTCTTAAGATTGGGGATAATAAAGGCTGCAGAATATCCTTTTATAATGCCCTTTATTAAAAAAATGGAGGATATGGGATACGTAATAAGTGTTAAAATTTATGAAAATGGAATAGATTTGACTAGAGATCTAGTTACTGGAAGAATAGATTTAGGATTCTCTCCCGTTATAACGCAACTTATATTTTCTACTATTTTTGGCAATATAAAGATTATAGCAGGCGGTGCTAAGGGTGGGGGTGGCATTGTAGGTAAAGCATGTAATAAGATAGCATCTACGGTAATGTCAAGTATGGAAATTTGGGCTTTTAATGAGATTAAAGATGCAGAGATTATACCTTCAAGTAGCCCAGATGAGATGATAAATTATTTAGAGAGAGGTGTAGTTAATGGAATAGCAATATGGGAGCCTTACCTTTCAATATTAGAGAAGAGGGGATACAAGACCCATAGATTTGCCCCACTGCACTGTTGTACGTTGGCTGTTAGGGAAAATTTAGATTATGAAAAAATAAAAAGAATTTATGAAGAGGCTTTCAGTTGGTTTAAATCATCAATGGATAGATGGATCTCTAGCTATTCTAATTTATTAAATGTCGATTATAATATTCTAAAAGAAGCGTCAAAAAATTACGAATTTGATGAGTATTTGGATCTTAAGGAGTTTAAAAATAGGCTAAAAAGTTTAGGAGTTTTTATTCCAGTTTAG
- a CDS encoding ATP-binding cassette domain-containing protein, with protein sequence MIEVNVKKKIQSFFLNANFSDEGIIAITGKNGSGKSTLLNIIAGVLKPDTGYVKLNGNDITNLAINERDVILVTPESYIPSFKVRKHLVWGAKLRKRKVSDYELKEIVKLLEIPQEDKRVASLSLGNREKVSLATAILAKPKLILVDEAFSNINERENFINTYVNLCKKYEIELIYVTQNIEDTKHSDHHYVMNNGSLHKVF encoded by the coding sequence ATGATAGAGGTAAATGTAAAAAAGAAAATACAGTCTTTTTTCCTTAATGCTAATTTTTCTGATGAGGGAATAATAGCCATAACCGGTAAGAATGGAAGTGGTAAGAGTACACTATTAAATATTATAGCAGGTGTGTTAAAACCTGATACTGGGTATGTGAAGTTAAACGGAAATGATATAACTAACTTAGCAATCAACGAGAGAGACGTTATTTTAGTTACTCCAGAGAGTTATATTCCGTCATTCAAAGTAAGGAAACATCTAGTTTGGGGGGCTAAGTTAAGGAAGAGAAAGGTCTCCGATTATGAATTGAAAGAAATAGTTAAATTATTGGAAATCCCTCAAGAAGATAAAAGAGTTGCTAGTTTAAGCTTAGGTAATAGAGAAAAAGTCTCATTAGCCACTGCAATTTTGGCAAAGCCAAAGCTAATACTAGTAGATGAGGCATTTAGCAATATTAATGAAAGGGAAAATTTCATTAATACTTATGTAAATTTATGTAAAAAATACGAAATAGAACTTATTTATGTAACACAAAACATTGAAGATACAAAACATTCAGATCACCACTACGTTATGAACAATGGTTCTCTACATAAAGTTTTTTAA
- the folE gene encoding GTP cyclohydrolase I FolE has protein sequence MEQTEINNQKLVEEIAKRIREILELLGENPEREGLRETPERVARALLEMTSGLRTPAPQMKVFNLNEDGIKYEENQIVIVRDINFSSLCEHHMLPIIGKIHVAYIVGDEGKVAGFSKIIRIVNYYASRLQIQERLVEQVAEAIMNSDIKPKGVMVIGNALHMCSYVRGVKDREAKLVSVAYRGVFKSNKSLRNHVFRLLDNTNKVNLL, from the coding sequence ATGGAGCAAACGGAGATAAACAATCAGAAACTCGTAGAAGAGATAGCAAAGAGGATAAGAGAAATTCTAGAATTATTAGGGGAAAATCCAGAAAGAGAAGGATTAAGAGAAACTCCAGAAAGAGTAGCGAGAGCTTTACTAGAAATGACATCGGGTTTAAGAACTCCAGCTCCCCAAATGAAAGTCTTTAATTTAAATGAAGATGGGATAAAATACGAGGAGAACCAAATAGTAATAGTAAGGGATATAAATTTCTCTTCACTATGTGAGCATCACATGCTGCCTATTATTGGGAAAATTCACGTAGCGTATATAGTTGGTGATGAAGGTAAAGTTGCGGGATTCAGCAAAATCATTAGAATAGTAAATTATTACGCATCAAGACTTCAAATTCAAGAAAGACTTGTTGAACAGGTTGCAGAAGCAATAATGAATAGTGATATAAAACCTAAGGGAGTTATGGTTATTGGAAATGCTCTTCATATGTGTTCGTATGTGAGGGGAGTTAAAGATAGGGAAGCTAAACTCGTATCGGTAGCTTATAGGGGGGTATTTAAGTCAAATAAATCATTACGTAATCACGTATTTAGATTATTAGATAACACAAATAAGGTAAACTTATTATAG
- a CDS encoding RsmB/NOP family class I SAM-dependent RNA methyltransferase — protein MLDYDEFVIEDLREVYGSYINEFLESIKKPNPRLYVRVNTLKTTIDDVLRQLPQFKRDEDFEEAIYAEVKGPNKINIYDDKVIVDKKTAESAMMGANVYKPGVKKVIVSGNRKSYVTVYSDNGIPVAEGIYYGMHSDLVVEVTNSLYSSPKLADLELLKRGYIYAQGKASMYVAHLLDPQPNETIIDMTAYPGGKLTHIYQLQPKARIIGFDHTSKKVEKLRELISKMQMRIEVYKADSRYLYEDFNIKNVDKVIIDPPCSALGVRPKIYDKKTKDDILNFHEYQKQFLNAAYKILKERGVVIYSTCTVTTWENEKVVEDPRFSVEYEIRFHPHVHNMTGFFIAKLIKKG, from the coding sequence ATTTTGGACTATGACGAATTTGTAATTGAAGACTTAAGAGAGGTTTACGGCAGTTATATTAACGAATTTCTAGAGTCAATTAAAAAGCCTAATCCTAGATTATACGTTAGAGTTAACACGTTAAAGACTACAATTGATGACGTTTTAAGACAATTACCGCAGTTTAAACGAGACGAGGATTTCGAAGAAGCTATATACGCTGAGGTAAAGGGTCCTAATAAGATTAACATTTACGATGATAAGGTAATTGTGGACAAGAAGACCGCTGAAAGTGCAATGATGGGGGCTAACGTTTACAAGCCTGGTGTTAAAAAGGTAATAGTAAGTGGCAATAGAAAATCTTATGTTACAGTTTATAGCGATAATGGAATTCCGGTAGCTGAGGGAATTTATTATGGAATGCATAGTGATTTAGTGGTAGAGGTTACTAATTCTCTATATTCTTCACCTAAATTGGCTGATCTTGAACTCCTGAAGAGAGGATATATTTACGCACAAGGAAAAGCTTCAATGTACGTAGCACATTTACTAGATCCTCAACCTAATGAAACTATAATTGATATGACTGCTTACCCTGGAGGAAAGTTAACTCATATATATCAGCTTCAACCTAAGGCTAGGATAATTGGTTTTGATCACACTAGCAAGAAGGTAGAAAAGCTTAGAGAGCTAATTAGTAAAATGCAAATGAGAATTGAGGTGTATAAAGCAGATTCCAGATACCTCTATGAAGATTTTAATATTAAAAATGTAGATAAAGTAATAATTGATCCTCCTTGTTCTGCATTAGGTGTAAGGCCTAAAATATATGATAAAAAGACAAAAGATGATATACTTAATTTTCATGAGTATCAAAAACAATTCCTAAATGCAGCGTATAAAATACTAAAGGAAAGAGGTGTTGTAATTTACTCCACATGTACTGTAACTACTTGGGAAAACGAGAAAGTCGTGGAAGATCCAAGATTTTCAGTAGAATATGAGATAAGATTTCACCCTCATGTTCATAATATGACTGGTTTTTTCATAGCTAAACTCATAAAGAAGGGCTAG
- a CDS encoding class I adenylate-forming enzyme family protein — protein sequence MIKKETMSLASLLYKWYKETPNKTFLIDKNSSLTYEQVTKNVAYIASNIAPGDTVVHIMFNSIQSVINYLAIYWAGGKAVAVDPLTSAEDLRFILEDSNPDLILTDEEIMKRENNVLKDYKVIVNKAGKDVFTQPYEYREDEVGLIYYYAGIAGRTMQVLHSANRVELNSAVLYSSLGLKEIRSILTVPIAHVLGNSILGVTLEAGGTMYVMGKFNVDETINAINKYNLNYLSTVPTVYDYLNAEGKGELSSLELCVSSAAPLFPSTVSNFKNKFRKDIVQQYGFTEGLVLTFQPKELAGVISIGKPLPNVEIRIVRDDGNEGNEGELYVKAPWLMLGYKDPKETAKVFKDGWLATGDIVKIDENGLLYFKGVKKRMLKFKGYPIFPRDLEEILKTHPLVEEVKVIGEDAGNLGQQPVALVKVKEKKDGLEEELLNYVNSRVAFYKRLKRVYVVDKIE from the coding sequence ATAATAAAAAAGGAAACGATGAGCTTAGCATCACTATTATATAAATGGTATAAGGAGACCCCCAATAAAACTTTTCTAATAGATAAAAATTCGTCACTTACTTATGAGCAAGTTACTAAAAACGTAGCCTATATAGCCTCAAATATAGCCCCTGGGGATACGGTAGTTCACATAATGTTTAACTCCATACAGTCCGTGATAAATTATTTAGCAATATATTGGGCTGGAGGAAAGGCGGTAGCAGTAGATCCTCTAACCAGTGCGGAGGATTTGAGATTTATCTTAGAGGATTCAAATCCAGATTTAATATTAACTGACGAAGAAATAATGAAAAGAGAAAATAATGTATTAAAAGATTATAAAGTAATTGTAAATAAGGCAGGGAAAGACGTCTTCACACAACCCTACGAATATAGGGAAGATGAGGTAGGACTAATATATTATTATGCGGGCATAGCTGGGAGAACAATGCAAGTATTACACAGTGCTAACAGAGTTGAACTCAATTCAGCCGTTTTATACTCCTCTCTAGGACTTAAGGAAATTAGGTCTATTTTAACAGTACCCATTGCACACGTATTAGGAAATAGTATATTAGGAGTAACGTTAGAGGCAGGAGGCACTATGTATGTCATGGGAAAGTTTAACGTTGATGAGACTATTAATGCGATTAATAAATATAATCTCAATTACCTCTCAACAGTACCTACAGTTTACGATTATTTAAACGCTGAAGGAAAAGGAGAATTAAGCAGCCTAGAATTATGCGTAAGCTCAGCTGCGCCGCTCTTTCCCTCTACAGTTAGTAATTTTAAAAATAAATTCAGGAAGGACATTGTTCAGCAATATGGATTCACCGAAGGACTAGTCTTAACTTTTCAGCCTAAAGAATTAGCTGGAGTAATAAGCATAGGTAAACCATTACCTAATGTAGAGATAAGAATTGTTAGGGATGATGGGAATGAAGGGAATGAAGGAGAATTATACGTTAAAGCTCCATGGCTTATGCTAGGATATAAAGATCCTAAAGAAACAGCTAAAGTATTCAAGGATGGTTGGTTGGCAACTGGAGACATAGTGAAAATTGATGAGAATGGTTTATTATATTTCAAAGGGGTTAAGAAGAGAATGTTAAAATTTAAGGGTTATCCGATATTCCCTAGAGATTTAGAGGAGATCCTAAAGACTCATCCATTAGTTGAGGAGGTAAAGGTTATAGGTGAGGACGCTGGAAATTTAGGTCAGCAGCCAGTTGCTTTAGTTAAAGTGAAGGAGAAGAAAGATGGTCTTGAAGAGGAATTACTTAATTATGTAAACTCTAGAGTAGCATTTTATAAGCGTTTAAAAAGAGTATATGTGGTAGATAAGATTGAGTGA
- a CDS encoding beta-ribofuranosylaminobenzene 5'-phosphate synthase family protein — protein sequence MLRLIGLSRIHITLFDLEGKYGRIDGGAGIALRNPKIVIRTGNCYTPNVSLPFKVPSICIEEDYEEHIGLGHTTQYLLSVAKIAAEYNFKKLNAYELAKLVKRGGTSGVGIYAFEYGGFVVDGGHSLKVKKELLPSDFSTAPPPPLIARLNFPWYIYVNVPKSGRRIYGADEIRVFKEAKVEGLDTLARVILIELIPSVAEGDLEGALNAISLIQNLGFKKIEVSLQTEEVKDLMHKMNKIGFPAGLSSFGPAVYTFVRSIREGEELISRFGGFITEPNNEGAKVFWTMTNL from the coding sequence ATGTTAAGGCTAATAGGACTCTCAAGGATTCACATTACGCTCTTTGATCTTGAAGGAAAATATGGTAGGATTGATGGTGGGGCTGGTATTGCATTAAGAAATCCTAAAATTGTAATTAGAACTGGTAATTGTTACACTCCAAATGTCTCATTACCTTTCAAAGTCCCTAGTATATGTATTGAGGAGGATTATGAAGAACACATAGGATTAGGGCATACTACTCAATATTTGCTATCAGTAGCGAAGATAGCGGCTGAGTATAATTTCAAAAAACTTAACGCATATGAATTAGCTAAACTAGTTAAAAGGGGAGGTACTTCAGGAGTAGGGATATACGCGTTTGAATATGGTGGTTTTGTAGTTGATGGTGGACACTCATTAAAGGTTAAAAAGGAATTATTACCATCTGACTTCTCAACAGCTCCTCCACCTCCTCTTATAGCAAGATTAAATTTCCCCTGGTACATTTACGTTAATGTACCTAAAAGCGGTAGGAGAATATATGGGGCAGATGAAATTAGAGTATTTAAGGAAGCTAAGGTAGAAGGGTTAGATACTTTAGCTAGAGTAATACTAATAGAACTTATTCCATCAGTTGCGGAAGGAGATTTAGAAGGTGCATTAAACGCTATCTCGTTAATACAAAATTTGGGGTTTAAAAAAATAGAAGTTTCACTTCAAACTGAGGAAGTTAAGGATCTAATGCATAAGATGAATAAAATTGGATTCCCTGCTGGTTTATCTTCATTCGGTCCCGCAGTTTACACTTTTGTAAGGTCAATTAGAGAGGGAGAAGAGTTAATTTCAAGATTCGGAGGGTTTATAACAGAACCAAATAATGAGGGTGCTAAAGTATTTTGGACTATGACGAATTTGTAA
- a CDS encoding radical SAM protein has product MNRDLKAIRWFIVTQILKDPFNPAYATFKVTSRCNLKCTFCSPYYYSGELGEASTERVKKIIDNLRDSSIVVLSFEGGEPTLRPDILDLLEYAHDGSFYVMLTTNGYRLRDENFLSKLADRIDFLHYSIDEYHWNVKELDNLCRFRNYGLKVNVQTVVTRYNLSKLEEKVRKVRECGYKILVMPAVDYPGSKVKLAPDPYEFYKVLSDLKRKYGSTLNNSWGFINAIIGKVPRRIVSYAITIYPNGDLPYPDDINGEIVGNVAEEPLNKILKSERVKELQKKMLENQAKFEYLHLQTASFNSIRDLASYVGEMLRWRFMGKA; this is encoded by the coding sequence ATGAATAGGGATTTAAAAGCTATAAGATGGTTTATTGTTACTCAAATCTTAAAAGACCCCTTTAACCCTGCTTACGCCACTTTTAAAGTTACGTCTAGATGTAATTTAAAATGCACCTTCTGTTCCCCTTATTATTATTCTGGAGAATTAGGTGAAGCTAGTACTGAAAGGGTTAAGAAAATAATCGATAATTTAAGAGACTCCTCCATAGTAGTGTTATCCTTTGAGGGAGGAGAGCCCACTCTTAGGCCAGATATTTTAGATTTATTAGAATATGCTCATGACGGTTCATTTTATGTAATGTTAACCACAAATGGTTATAGACTTAGAGACGAAAATTTTCTTTCTAAACTAGCTGATAGGATAGATTTCTTACATTACTCCATAGACGAATACCATTGGAATGTGAAAGAATTAGACAATTTATGTAGATTTAGAAATTATGGTCTTAAGGTTAACGTTCAGACTGTAGTAACTAGATACAATTTGAGTAAATTAGAAGAAAAAGTTAGAAAAGTTAGGGAGTGCGGATATAAGATTTTGGTGATGCCAGCAGTAGACTATCCAGGGTCAAAAGTTAAATTAGCTCCAGATCCTTATGAATTTTATAAGGTTTTATCAGATTTAAAGAGAAAATACGGATCTACATTAAATAATTCATGGGGGTTTATAAATGCTATAATAGGTAAGGTTCCTAGAAGAATAGTTAGTTACGCTATAACGATTTATCCAAATGGTGATCTACCTTATCCAGATGACATAAATGGGGAAATAGTTGGTAATGTGGCAGAGGAGCCTTTAAATAAGATTCTGAAGTCCGAGAGAGTTAAGGAGTTGCAGAAGAAAATGTTGGAAAACCAGGCTAAATTTGAGTATTTACATTTACAAACAGCTTCTTTCAATAGCATTAGAGATCTGGCCTCATATGTTGGAGAGATGTTAAGGTGGAGGTTTATGGGTAAGGCTTAA